Proteins encoded in a region of the Flavobacterium sp. PMTSA4 genome:
- the dusB gene encoding tRNA dihydrouridine synthase DusB, translating into MPKIGNIELPDFPLLLAPMEDVSDPPFRRLCKLHGADLMYSEFISSEGLIRDAMKSKMKLDIFDYERPVGIQIFGGDEEAMEMSSRIVDAVQPDLVDINFGCPVKKVVCKGAGAGVLKDVDLMVRLTKAVIKGTNLPVTVKTRLGWDENSINIDEVAERLQDIGVQALTVHARTRAQMYKGHSDWSHIARVKNNPRITMPIFGNGDIDSPEKALEYKNKFGLDGMMIGRAAIGYPWIFNEIKHYFQTGEHLPQPTMSDRIEAARNHLTWSMDWKGERVGIVEMRRHYTNYFKGIPNFKEHRLKLVTLESAEELYKSLNEIQQVYSGFQFV; encoded by the coding sequence ATGCCTAAAATTGGCAACATAGAATTACCTGATTTTCCTTTACTTCTTGCTCCAATGGAAGACGTAAGCGATCCGCCATTTCGCAGATTGTGTAAACTTCATGGTGCTGATTTAATGTATTCAGAATTTATTTCTTCTGAAGGATTGATTCGTGATGCTATGAAAAGTAAAATGAAGTTGGATATTTTTGATTACGAACGACCTGTAGGTATTCAAATCTTTGGCGGTGATGAAGAAGCAATGGAAATGTCTTCCAGAATTGTTGATGCGGTTCAACCTGATTTAGTAGATATTAATTTTGGTTGTCCTGTGAAAAAAGTAGTTTGTAAAGGTGCTGGCGCAGGTGTTTTGAAAGATGTTGATTTAATGGTTCGATTGACTAAAGCAGTAATTAAAGGAACCAATCTTCCAGTAACGGTAAAAACACGTTTAGGCTGGGATGAAAATTCTATTAATATTGATGAAGTTGCCGAACGACTGCAAGATATTGGTGTTCAAGCTTTGACTGTTCATGCAAGAACTCGTGCTCAAATGTATAAAGGTCATTCGGATTGGTCGCATATTGCCAGAGTAAAAAATAATCCGCGAATTACAATGCCTATTTTTGGAAATGGTGATATTGATTCACCTGAAAAAGCATTGGAATACAAAAATAAATTTGGCCTTGATGGCATGATGATTGGTCGTGCTGCCATTGGTTATCCTTGGATTTTTAATGAAATTAAACATTATTTCCAAACTGGAGAACATTTGCCTCAACCAACAATGTCTGATAGAATTGAAGCAGCCCGAAATCATTTAACTTGGTCTATGGATTGGAAAGGCGAACGCGTTGGTATTGTAGAAATGCGACGTCATTACACCAATTATTTCAAAGGAATTCCAAATTTTAAAGAACACCGATTGAAATTGGTTACTTTAGAATCAGCTGAAGAATTATATAAAAGTTTGAACGAAATTCAACAAGTTTATTCTGGTTTTCAGTTTGTTTAA
- a CDS encoding ABC transporter permease has protein sequence MNFPLYIAKRYLFSKSNNNAINIITGIASVGIIVGTIALFVVLSVFSGLKVFSLSFSNDFDPDLKVFPAKGKTILISDLQENQLKKVKDISIYSKVTEERVLFYFRGKEMVTYLKGIDSNFTKTNVVSKNLFNGEWLSEKTPEVVVGYGISEKLSLGLFDFNNPFEVFVPRKGKAIIESEAEAFNKTKLIPIGIYAISEDLDSKYVFCDLELSQNLLEYKPNEFSAIEIKIDSLADEDKVIENVNSIFKGKVIIKNRAQQNATLYKMLNTENIAVYLIFTLVIIIALFNLVGALIMMILDKKGNLKTLFNLGAEVKDLKKIFLLQGSLLSVIGGIIGLILGIIIVVIQQKYNLVMITSTLAYPVVFSIQNVLIVFVTIVTLGVFSSWIASSRINTKMLD, from the coding sequence TTGAATTTTCCGCTTTACATAGCTAAACGATACCTTTTTAGTAAAAGCAATAACAATGCTATCAACATTATTACCGGAATTGCATCCGTTGGGATTATTGTTGGAACTATAGCACTTTTTGTGGTGCTTTCAGTTTTCTCAGGATTAAAAGTTTTTAGTTTATCTTTTTCAAATGATTTTGATCCTGATTTAAAAGTATTTCCAGCCAAAGGGAAAACAATTTTAATTAGTGATTTACAAGAAAATCAACTAAAAAAAGTTAAAGACATTTCGATATATTCTAAAGTAACAGAAGAACGTGTTTTGTTTTATTTTAGAGGAAAAGAAATGGTTACTTACTTGAAAGGAATTGACTCTAATTTCACCAAAACCAATGTAGTTTCTAAAAATCTTTTTAATGGTGAATGGCTTTCCGAGAAAACACCTGAAGTTGTTGTTGGTTATGGAATTTCGGAAAAATTATCTTTAGGGTTATTCGATTTTAATAATCCATTTGAAGTATTCGTGCCACGAAAAGGAAAAGCAATTATTGAAAGTGAAGCCGAAGCTTTTAATAAAACCAAGTTAATTCCGATTGGAATTTATGCAATTAGCGAAGATTTAGATAGTAAATATGTTTTTTGCGATTTAGAATTATCGCAAAATTTATTAGAATACAAACCCAATGAATTTTCAGCCATTGAGATAAAAATAGATTCTTTAGCAGATGAAGATAAAGTAATTGAAAATGTAAATTCTATTTTTAAAGGTAAAGTAATTATTAAAAATCGTGCGCAACAAAATGCAACTCTTTATAAAATGTTGAATACTGAAAATATTGCAGTTTATCTAATATTTACCTTAGTGATCATAATTGCTCTTTTTAATTTAGTTGGAGCATTAATTATGATGATTTTAGACAAAAAAGGAAATTTAAAAACGCTGTTCAATTTAGGAGCTGAAGTTAAAGATTTGAAAAAAATATTTCTACTACAAGGAAGTTTGTTAAGCGTAATAGGAGGAATTATAGGGCTAATTTTAGGGATAATTATAGTTGTAATTCAACAAAAATATAATTTGGTAATGATTACTTCAACTTTGGCATATCCAGTTGTTTTTTCTATTCAAAATGTTTTAATTGTTTTTGTTACAATTGTAACTTTAGGAGTGTTTTCTAGCTGGATTGCAAGCAGCAGAATTAATACTAAAATGCTTGATTAA
- the rbfA gene encoding 30S ribosome-binding factor RbfA codes for METNRQKKIGSVLQKDLVDILQGEVRKNGITNLVISVSKVSVTTDLSIAKVYLSVFPQDKAKDLLEAVKTNAPLIKHDLSQRVKLQLRKVPNLSFYIDDSLDYIEKIDNALSGKDNPIENTDLLDKRKKF; via the coding sequence ATGGAAACGAATAGACAGAAAAAAATTGGCAGTGTACTTCAAAAGGATTTAGTTGATATTCTTCAAGGTGAAGTTCGAAAAAACGGAATTACAAACTTGGTAATTTCTGTTTCAAAAGTCAGTGTTACAACTGATTTGTCTATTGCAAAAGTATATTTAAGTGTTTTTCCTCAAGACAAAGCAAAAGATTTATTGGAAGCTGTAAAGACAAACGCACCGTTAATAAAACACGATTTATCTCAAAGAGTAAAATTACAACTTCGAAAAGTTCCAAACTTATCATTCTATATTGATGATTCATTGGATTACATTGAAAAAATAGATAACGCACTTTCTGGAAAAGATAATCCAATTGAAAATACAGATTTACTAGATAAACGCAAGAAGTTTTAA
- the mce gene encoding methylmalonyl-CoA epimerase, translating into MRKIEHIGIAVKNLEASNQLFEKIFGNPPYKEEEVINEGVKTSFFMNGPNKIELLEATNPESPIAKFLDKKGEGIHHIAFDVENIEKEIQRLKGEGFIVLNETPKKGADNKLVAFLHPKGTNGVLIELCQEIQ; encoded by the coding sequence ATGAGAAAAATTGAACACATTGGAATTGCAGTAAAAAATCTTGAAGCTTCAAATCAATTATTTGAAAAAATATTTGGAAACCCTCCATATAAAGAGGAAGAAGTTATAAATGAAGGTGTAAAAACTTCTTTTTTCATGAATGGTCCGAATAAAATTGAACTTTTAGAAGCAACAAATCCAGAAAGTCCTATTGCAAAGTTTTTAGATAAAAAAGGAGAAGGAATTCACCATATTGCATTTGATGTAGAAAATATTGAAAAAGAGATTCAACGCTTGAAAGGCGAAGGGTTTATAGTTTTAAACGAAACCCCTAAAAAAGGAGCAGACAACAAACTTGTGGCTTTTTTACACCCAAAAGGCACAAATGGCGTTTTAATTGAGCTTTGCCAAGAAATACAATAA
- a CDS encoding riboflavin synthase, whose translation MFTGIIETLGVIKEIEKDKENLNITISSSITKELKIDQSVAHNGVCLTVVAIDGDEYTITAIKETILKTNLNDWKVGDVVNLERAMKLGDRLDGHIVQGHVDQIGFCKSIEESNGSWYFTFEYDKSLQNVTIEKGSITINGVSLTVVNSKDNEFSVAIIPYTFENTNFKNFKNKTKINLEFDVIGKYVSKLYGMTNKKASN comes from the coding sequence ATGTTTACAGGGATAATTGAAACACTAGGTGTGATTAAAGAAATTGAGAAAGACAAAGAAAATTTAAACATAACTATTTCTTCTTCAATAACTAAAGAATTAAAAATTGACCAAAGTGTAGCGCATAATGGAGTTTGTTTAACCGTTGTTGCCATTGATGGTGATGAATATACAATAACTGCTATTAAAGAAACAATTCTAAAAACAAATTTAAACGATTGGAAAGTTGGTGATGTTGTTAACCTTGAAAGAGCTATGAAGTTAGGAGACAGACTTGACGGACATATAGTTCAAGGACATGTTGACCAAATAGGGTTTTGTAAATCTATAGAAGAATCCAATGGGAGTTGGTACTTTACTTTTGAATATGATAAATCTTTGCAAAATGTAACTATTGAAAAAGGTTCAATAACAATAAACGGAGTAAGTCTTACTGTTGTTAATTCAAAAGATAATGAATTTAGTGTTGCAATAATCCCGTATACTTTTGAAAACACGAATTTTAAAAATTTTAAAAATAAAACAAAAATTAATTTAGAATTTGATGTTATAGGTAAGTATGTTTCTAAACTTTACGGTATGACAAATAAAAAAGCTTCTAATTAA
- the pdxA gene encoding 4-hydroxythreonine-4-phosphate dehydrogenase PdxA, which yields MKKAENIIVGISIGDLNGIGSEVILKTFEDNRMLELCTPVIFANVKILSFIKKQLNLTAQLHGIDKIEQIVIGKINVLNIWREGVDINFGTNDETVGKYAIKSFTAATKALKENEIDVLVTAPINKYNIQSEEFKFPGHTDYLNQELDGNALMFMIQDNLRVGLLTDHVPVNEVAKHLNEKLIIQKIETIKKSLIQDFGINKPRIAVLALNPHAGDNGVIGKEDDELLKPTIKKLFEKGTLVFGPYAADGFFGSNQYEKYDAVIATYHDQGLIPFKTLSFGNGVNYTAGLSKIRTSPDHGTAYEIAGNGIADYNSFKEAVYAAIDIYNSRNEYKEISSNPLKTKEKQL from the coding sequence ATGAAAAAAGCAGAAAATATTATCGTTGGAATTTCGATCGGTGATTTAAACGGAATTGGAAGCGAAGTAATTCTTAAAACATTCGAAGACAATAGAATGTTAGAACTCTGCACTCCAGTGATTTTTGCTAATGTTAAAATTCTTTCCTTTATAAAAAAACAGCTGAACTTAACTGCTCAGCTTCACGGTATCGATAAAATCGAACAAATAGTTATTGGTAAAATAAATGTATTGAACATTTGGCGTGAAGGAGTAGATATAAATTTTGGAACTAATGATGAAACCGTTGGCAAATATGCTATAAAATCTTTTACAGCCGCTACAAAAGCTTTGAAAGAAAATGAAATTGACGTATTAGTAACAGCTCCAATCAATAAATATAATATTCAATCGGAAGAATTCAAATTTCCTGGACATACTGATTACTTAAACCAAGAACTTGATGGAAACGCTTTGATGTTTATGATTCAAGATAATTTAAGAGTTGGTTTATTAACTGATCATGTTCCTGTGAATGAAGTTGCCAAACATTTGAATGAAAAACTAATTATTCAAAAAATTGAAACAATAAAGAAATCGCTTATTCAAGATTTTGGCATAAACAAACCTAGAATTGCTGTTTTAGCATTAAATCCTCATGCTGGTGATAATGGTGTAATTGGTAAAGAAGATGATGAATTACTAAAACCTACAATAAAAAAACTATTTGAAAAAGGAACATTAGTTTTTGGACCTTATGCTGCTGATGGTTTTTTTGGAAGTAATCAATATGAAAAGTATGATGCCGTAATTGCAACCTATCATGACCAAGGATTAATTCCGTTTAAAACGCTTTCATTTGGTAATGGAGTAAACTATACTGCCGGATTAAGTAAAATAAGAACTTCTCCTGATCATGGAACAGCTTATGAAATTGCTGGAAATGGAATTGCAGACTATAATTCGTTTAAAGAAGCAGTATATGCTGCTATTGATATTTATAATTCACGAAATGAGTATAAAGAAATAAGCTCTAATCCCTTGAAAACAAAAGAAAAACAGTTATAA
- a CDS encoding YceD family protein — protein sequence MKSTNEYLIPFIGLKLGKHQFEYTIEKKFFDEFSFDEFENCEIKVNVVLEKKSTMLEILFKHAGSVNVPCDLTGEMFDLPIKGKLKLIVQFGDEFNNDNDELLILPHGEHQIDLSQYIYEMIVLSIPHKRIHPGVKDGTLQSEALEKLKDLQVKEIKEKDKKEDDTDPRWDELKKLLTDK from the coding sequence ATGAAAAGTACGAATGAATATTTAATTCCATTTATTGGATTAAAGTTAGGAAAACACCAGTTTGAATATACAATTGAAAAAAAGTTCTTTGACGAATTTAGTTTTGATGAATTTGAAAATTGTGAAATTAAAGTAAATGTTGTTCTTGAAAAAAAGTCAACAATGCTTGAAATCCTTTTTAAACATGCTGGCTCAGTTAATGTTCCGTGTGATTTAACAGGAGAAATGTTTGATTTACCAATTAAAGGAAAATTAAAACTGATTGTTCAATTTGGAGATGAATTTAATAATGATAATGATGAATTATTAATTCTTCCACATGGCGAACATCAAATTGATTTATCACAATATATTTATGAAATGATTGTATTATCAATTCCTCATAAAAGAATTCATCCAGGAGTAAAAGATGGCACATTGCAATCTGAAGCTTTGGAAAAATTAAAAGATTTACAAGTCAAAGAAATTAAAGAAAAAGATAAAAAAGAAGACGATACTGACCCAAGATGGGACGAATTAAAAAAACTGTTAACGGATAAATAA
- the rpmF gene encoding 50S ribosomal protein L32, with amino-acid sequence MAHPKRKTSKTRRDKRRTHYKATAATIATCPVTGEAHLYHRAYWHEGKMYYRGQVVIDKSVAEA; translated from the coding sequence ATGGCACATCCTAAAAGAAAAACCTCGAAAACAAGAAGAGACAAAAGAAGAACTCACTATAAAGCAACTGCTGCTACAATTGCAACTTGTCCAGTAACTGGAGAAGCACATTTATATCACAGAGCTTACTGGCATGAAGGTAAAATGTACTACAGAGGACAAGTAGTTATTGATAAATCTGTTGCTGAAGCATAA